A DNA window from Carassius gibelio isolate Cgi1373 ecotype wild population from Czech Republic chromosome A8, carGib1.2-hapl.c, whole genome shotgun sequence contains the following coding sequences:
- the trim36 gene encoding E3 ubiquitin-protein ligase TRIM36 isoform X1 has product MSDSEMSEMSEFSSLVERIERGEVPMKSIERELICPICQELFTHPLILPCQHSVCHKCVRELLLPSHDDSISTDAGSESSNPGSPRARVPSPSMERLERLVRSGSISSPGWRRSSVTPRVTTFPCPGCQHDIDLGERGISMLFRNFTLESIVERYRQAARAAVAIMCNVCKPPVQEATKSCMDCKASFCNECFKMNHPWGTPKAQHEYVGPTTNFRPKVLMCPEHEMEKVNMYCEVCRRPVCHLCKLGGSHANHRVTSMSSAYKILKEKLSKSIHYLISKEDQVRTQISELDVLIRHTEENGQLAERRANEHFEHLFETLQERRTEMLRSIEQSRNLRVERLRAQVEEYQGMLENSGLVGYAQEVLKETDQSCFVQTAKLLHVRIQKATESLKTFQPAATPSFEEFVLDTSKEEILLKELSFSGVPEPPVIDLSRCCVYNEGLIHWRLSEDSLPTDHHIVEFRKLRSEEEEEEESRWSASERVYGCSTVLSDLSSDSRYAFRVRSCRNGVFSPYSPEVTLHTPPAPVFGFLFNEKCGFSAERLQLSKRRDSVESVAGMSLLLSAERVQTGSYICLDYIIGDTGISHGRHYWAFRVQPDSYMIKVGVASDSKLTEWFHNPRDTSSPRYDHDSGHDSGSEDTCFEVSLPFTLVTVGMGRLFIPKASTAAGDHSSRVLPMPQRIGVCLDYDAGRVFFYDADSMRCLYERAVDCSGTMFPAFGLLGGGAVHLEEFITAKRLSYM; this is encoded by the exons atGTCGGACTCGGAGATGTCGGAGATGTCGGAGTTCTCGAGTCTCGTGGAGCGCATTGAGAGAGGCGAG GTTCCGATGAAGAGCATCGAGCGGGAGCTGATCTGCCCCATCTGTCAGGAGCTGTTCACACACCCGCTCATCCTGCCCTGCCAGCACAGTGTGTGCCACAAGTGCGTCCGAGAGCTGCTCCTGCCCAGCCACGACGACTCGATCAGCACCGATGCGGGCTCCGAGAGCTCCAACCCGGGCAGCCCTCGAGCCAGAGTCCCGTCCCCGAGCATGGAGAGGCTGGAGCGCCTGGTGCGATCAG GGTCCATATCTTCTCCTGGATGGAGGCGCTCCTCCGTCACTCCCCGGGTCACCACCTTCCCGTGTCCCGGCTGTCAGCATGACATTGATCTCGGGGAGCGAGGGATCAGCATGCTCTTCAGGAACTTCACTCTGGAGAGCATCGTGGAGCGTTACCGTCAGGCGGCCCGAGCAGCCGTGGCCATCATGTGTAACGTCTGCAAGCCGCCCGTCCAGGAGGCCACCAAGAGCTGCATGGACTGCAAGGCCAGCTTCTGCAACGAGTGCTTCAAGATGAACCACCCCTGGGGAACACCCAAAGCCCAGCACGAGTACGTGGGACCCACCACCAACTTCAGACCCAAG GTGCTCATGTGTCCTGAGCACGAGATGGAGAAGGTGAACATGTACTGTGAGGTGTGCCGGCGTCCCGTGTGTCATCTGTGTAAGCTCGGCGGATCTCACGCTAATCACAGAGTCACCTCCATGAGCAGCGCCTACAAGATCCTGAAG GAGAAGCTTTCGAAGAGTATCCATTACCTCATCAGTAAAGAGGACCAAGTGAGGACTCAGATTTCTGAGCTGGATGTGTTGATCCGTCACACAGAG GAGAACGGGCAGCTCGCCGAGAGACGCGCCAACGAACACTTCGAGCATCTCTTCGAGACGCTTCAGGAGCGGAGGACGGAGATGCTGCGCTCCATCGAGCAGTCGAGGAACCTGCGGGTGGAGCGTCTGCGGGCGCAGGTGGAGGAGTACCAGGGCATGCTGGAGAACAGTGGCCTTGTGGGATACGCTCAGGAGGTGCTGAAGGAGACGGATCAGTCCTGCTTCGTCCAGACGGCCAAACTGCTGCACGTCAG GATTCAGAAAGCCACCGAGTCTCTGAAGACGTTCCAGCCTGCGGCGACGCCGTCGTTTGAGGAGTTTGTGCTGGACACGTCGAAGGAGGAGATCCTGCTGAAGGAGCTGAGCTTCAGCGGcg TTCCCGAGCCTCCAGTGATCGATCTCTCTCGCTGCTGCGTTTATAACGAGGGTCTGATCCACTGGCGTCTGTCTGAAGACTCTCTGCCCACCGATCATCACATCGTGGAGTTCAGGAAGCTGCgatctgaggaagaggaggaggaggaatccCGCTGGAGCGCATCGGAGCGAGTTTACGGCTGCAGCACGGTTCTGTCAGATCTGTCCAGCGACTCTCGCTACGCTTTCAGAGTCAGGAGCTGCAGGAACGGTGTGTTCAGCCCCTACAGCCCCGAGGTGACCCTCCACACGCCTCCGGCGccgg TGTTTGGCTTCCTGTTTAACGAGAAGTGTGGCTTCAGTGCGGAGCGTCTGCAGCTGAGCAAGCGCAGGGACTCTGTGGAGAGCGTGGCGGGGATGAGCTTGCTCTTATCTGCGGAGCGCGTGCAGACGGGGAGCTACATCTGTCTCGACTACATCATCGGAGACACGGGCATCTCTCACGGACGCCATTACTGGGCTTTCCGTGTGCAGCCCGACTCATACATGATCAAAGTGGGCGTGGCTTCTGACTCCAAACTAACAGAGTGGTTTCACAACCCTCGAGACACCAGCAGCCCCCG GTACGACCACGACAGCGGTCACGACAGCGGCAGCGAGGACACGTGTTTCGAGGTCTCTCTGCCCTTCACACTGGTCACTGTGGGCATGGGCCGGCTCTTCATCCCCAAAGCGTCCACCGCCGCCGGAGACCACAGCAGCCGAGTCCTGCCCATGCCACAGAGGATCGGAGTCTGTCTGGACTATGACGCGGGTCGCGTGTTCTTCTACGACGCAGACTCCATGCGCTGTCTGTACGAGCGAGCGGTGGACTGCTCCGGGACCATGTTCCCTGCGTTCGGGCTCCTGGGCGGCGGAGCGGTTCATCTGGAGGAGTTCATCACGGCCAAGCGTCTGTCCTACATGTGA
- the LOC128019133 gene encoding LOW QUALITY PROTEIN: transmembrane protein 198-like (The sequence of the model RefSeq protein was modified relative to this genomic sequence to represent the inferred CDS: deleted 1 base in 1 codon) yields MMNESLSATETTRAVCDLEIRRESDLLPAVSCSLGFALGLIYCFCGYRCFKTVLFLSGLALGSAVGQMLCVQERVLDGRTRAGVSLGVGLLAALVAVLVPSVGLFFTGLQLGALLSGAALLLLGQYYPVFSAAWIPVGVLIGTSAFFAVITLCWRKAMMIAATAVGGAAVVTACVGYWVEIPVWVLRPSAGVQTLQGLCWYSWAVIGIWPVLAALGTLVQSRITAHADVCVRREQKQLDLTRIRHTCDRRHTQGTYRRRPPVLQRYTGDVLAPSYLASLQERQTHTGSSLWSLTSVHHTMIDFDSETGSLVPLTASASALLRL; encoded by the exons ATGATGAACGAGTCTCTCTCAGCGACGGAGACCACGAGAGCCGTCTGTGATCTGGAGATCAGGAGAGAATCGGATCTGCTGCCGGCCGTCAGCTGCTCGCTCGGCTTCGCTCTGGGGCTCATTTACTGTTTCTGCG GTTACCGCTGCTTTAAGACGGTGCTGTTTCTGTCGGGTCTGGCGTTGGGCTCCGCGGTCGGACAGATGCTGTGTGTGCAGGAGCGTGTGCTGGACGGCCGGACGCGGGCGGGCGTCTCTCTGGGCGTGGGTCTGCTGGCGGCGCTGGTGGCCGTGCTGGTGCCCAGTGTTGGGCTCTTCTTCACTGGTCTTCAGCTGGGAGCGCTGCTCTCTGGCGCCGCCCTGCTGCTGCTGGGACAGTATTACCCCGTGTTCAGCGCCGCATGGATTCCTGTCGGCGTGCTCATAGGAACCAGCGCTTTCTTTGCCGTCATCACTCTGTGCTGGAGGAAGGCCATGATGATCGCTGCCACGGCGGTG GGGGGGGCCGCGGTGGTCACGGCGTGTGTGGGGTACTGGGTGGAGATCCCCGTGTGGGTGCTGCGGCCGTCTGCGGGTGTCCAGACACTACAGGGCTTGTGCTGGTACAGCTGGGCCGTGATTGGGATTTGGCCTGTACTCGCAGCACTGGGAACACTGGTCCAAAGCAGAATCACAGCGCATGCTGACG tgtgtgtgaggcGTGAACAGAAGCAGCTGGATCTGACGAGGATCAGACACACATGTGACCGGAGACACACGCAGGGAACGTACCGCCGCAGACCACCGGTTCTCCAGCGCTACACGGGAGACGTGCTGGCCCCG AGTTATCTGGCGAGTCTGCAGGAGCGGCAGACACACACGGGCTCGTCGCTCTGGAGCTTGACCTCCGTTCATCACACCATGATCGACTTCGATTCTGAGACGGGATCTCTGGTGCCGCTCACAGCTTCAGCATCAGCTCTTCTCCGACTGTGA
- the trim36 gene encoding E3 ubiquitin-protein ligase TRIM36 isoform X2 — protein MSRRSSLLVPMKSIERELICPICQELFTHPLILPCQHSVCHKCVRELLLPSHDDSISTDAGSESSNPGSPRARVPSPSMERLERLVRSGSISSPGWRRSSVTPRVTTFPCPGCQHDIDLGERGISMLFRNFTLESIVERYRQAARAAVAIMCNVCKPPVQEATKSCMDCKASFCNECFKMNHPWGTPKAQHEYVGPTTNFRPKVLMCPEHEMEKVNMYCEVCRRPVCHLCKLGGSHANHRVTSMSSAYKILKEKLSKSIHYLISKEDQVRTQISELDVLIRHTEENGQLAERRANEHFEHLFETLQERRTEMLRSIEQSRNLRVERLRAQVEEYQGMLENSGLVGYAQEVLKETDQSCFVQTAKLLHVRIQKATESLKTFQPAATPSFEEFVLDTSKEEILLKELSFSGVPEPPVIDLSRCCVYNEGLIHWRLSEDSLPTDHHIVEFRKLRSEEEEEEESRWSASERVYGCSTVLSDLSSDSRYAFRVRSCRNGVFSPYSPEVTLHTPPAPVFGFLFNEKCGFSAERLQLSKRRDSVESVAGMSLLLSAERVQTGSYICLDYIIGDTGISHGRHYWAFRVQPDSYMIKVGVASDSKLTEWFHNPRDTSSPRYDHDSGHDSGSEDTCFEVSLPFTLVTVGMGRLFIPKASTAAGDHSSRVLPMPQRIGVCLDYDAGRVFFYDADSMRCLYERAVDCSGTMFPAFGLLGGGAVHLEEFITAKRLSYM, from the exons ATGTCCAGGCGAAGCTCGCTGCTA GTTCCGATGAAGAGCATCGAGCGGGAGCTGATCTGCCCCATCTGTCAGGAGCTGTTCACACACCCGCTCATCCTGCCCTGCCAGCACAGTGTGTGCCACAAGTGCGTCCGAGAGCTGCTCCTGCCCAGCCACGACGACTCGATCAGCACCGATGCGGGCTCCGAGAGCTCCAACCCGGGCAGCCCTCGAGCCAGAGTCCCGTCCCCGAGCATGGAGAGGCTGGAGCGCCTGGTGCGATCAG GGTCCATATCTTCTCCTGGATGGAGGCGCTCCTCCGTCACTCCCCGGGTCACCACCTTCCCGTGTCCCGGCTGTCAGCATGACATTGATCTCGGGGAGCGAGGGATCAGCATGCTCTTCAGGAACTTCACTCTGGAGAGCATCGTGGAGCGTTACCGTCAGGCGGCCCGAGCAGCCGTGGCCATCATGTGTAACGTCTGCAAGCCGCCCGTCCAGGAGGCCACCAAGAGCTGCATGGACTGCAAGGCCAGCTTCTGCAACGAGTGCTTCAAGATGAACCACCCCTGGGGAACACCCAAAGCCCAGCACGAGTACGTGGGACCCACCACCAACTTCAGACCCAAG GTGCTCATGTGTCCTGAGCACGAGATGGAGAAGGTGAACATGTACTGTGAGGTGTGCCGGCGTCCCGTGTGTCATCTGTGTAAGCTCGGCGGATCTCACGCTAATCACAGAGTCACCTCCATGAGCAGCGCCTACAAGATCCTGAAG GAGAAGCTTTCGAAGAGTATCCATTACCTCATCAGTAAAGAGGACCAAGTGAGGACTCAGATTTCTGAGCTGGATGTGTTGATCCGTCACACAGAG GAGAACGGGCAGCTCGCCGAGAGACGCGCCAACGAACACTTCGAGCATCTCTTCGAGACGCTTCAGGAGCGGAGGACGGAGATGCTGCGCTCCATCGAGCAGTCGAGGAACCTGCGGGTGGAGCGTCTGCGGGCGCAGGTGGAGGAGTACCAGGGCATGCTGGAGAACAGTGGCCTTGTGGGATACGCTCAGGAGGTGCTGAAGGAGACGGATCAGTCCTGCTTCGTCCAGACGGCCAAACTGCTGCACGTCAG GATTCAGAAAGCCACCGAGTCTCTGAAGACGTTCCAGCCTGCGGCGACGCCGTCGTTTGAGGAGTTTGTGCTGGACACGTCGAAGGAGGAGATCCTGCTGAAGGAGCTGAGCTTCAGCGGcg TTCCCGAGCCTCCAGTGATCGATCTCTCTCGCTGCTGCGTTTATAACGAGGGTCTGATCCACTGGCGTCTGTCTGAAGACTCTCTGCCCACCGATCATCACATCGTGGAGTTCAGGAAGCTGCgatctgaggaagaggaggaggaggaatccCGCTGGAGCGCATCGGAGCGAGTTTACGGCTGCAGCACGGTTCTGTCAGATCTGTCCAGCGACTCTCGCTACGCTTTCAGAGTCAGGAGCTGCAGGAACGGTGTGTTCAGCCCCTACAGCCCCGAGGTGACCCTCCACACGCCTCCGGCGccgg TGTTTGGCTTCCTGTTTAACGAGAAGTGTGGCTTCAGTGCGGAGCGTCTGCAGCTGAGCAAGCGCAGGGACTCTGTGGAGAGCGTGGCGGGGATGAGCTTGCTCTTATCTGCGGAGCGCGTGCAGACGGGGAGCTACATCTGTCTCGACTACATCATCGGAGACACGGGCATCTCTCACGGACGCCATTACTGGGCTTTCCGTGTGCAGCCCGACTCATACATGATCAAAGTGGGCGTGGCTTCTGACTCCAAACTAACAGAGTGGTTTCACAACCCTCGAGACACCAGCAGCCCCCG GTACGACCACGACAGCGGTCACGACAGCGGCAGCGAGGACACGTGTTTCGAGGTCTCTCTGCCCTTCACACTGGTCACTGTGGGCATGGGCCGGCTCTTCATCCCCAAAGCGTCCACCGCCGCCGGAGACCACAGCAGCCGAGTCCTGCCCATGCCACAGAGGATCGGAGTCTGTCTGGACTATGACGCGGGTCGCGTGTTCTTCTACGACGCAGACTCCATGCGCTGTCTGTACGAGCGAGCGGTGGACTGCTCCGGGACCATGTTCCCTGCGTTCGGGCTCCTGGGCGGCGGAGCGGTTCATCTGGAGGAGTTCATCACGGCCAAGCGTCTGTCCTACATGTGA
- the LOC128019130 gene encoding coiled-coil domain-containing protein 112 — protein sequence MKDRMSVADFLREAEALRRLLFKEERAAGPRALTELRDHMNAQLRADMMKVQQQLQKLRNGVFRFQEQLMDVKASPDVIEKLKETMTDIENSISVFKDTQHQSFEELLKEERTFSQEICAFEKKIDSWSLPVKADVRRPCSDEKSDWRNLPPELTALQTFLQQTGGRHGGWDEFDHHSFLKVWTKHSGKPSFRQEAKLYLPGRTEEDVRLHEEWFVELRRLQDAQREAIRKWRASKRRERELQRDRDEEPQEDEARCLLKQKQEEERREASERLEAWRRRRTQQREEEREQRLRDQILQRRRDTEERRRQLEVKLLVEAHAQQKKEQEELRLLEEEAQEQAERQERQRQAAEGIRRFQERDSRRLEEKLQEKQSKEEEESERQRTLDKLKEKVEVSRDPSRLWKFTKVWEERTKEIGPSGTGPVFQIFHRAVPSWRQDS from the exons GCTGTTTAAAGAGGAGAGAGCGGCGGGACCGCGCGCGCTCACAGAGCTCCGGGATCACATGAACGCGCAGCTCCGAGCAGACA TGATGAAAGTCCAGCAGCAGCTGCAGAAACTCAGGAACGGTGTCTTCAGGTTCCAGGAGCAGCTGATGGATGTCAAAGCGTCTCCAGATG TGATTGAGAAACTAAAAGAGACCATGACTGATATTGAGAACTCCATCAGTGTTTTCAAAGACACACAACATCAGAG TTTCGAGGAGCTCCTGAAAGAAGAGAGGACCTTCTCACAAGAGATCTGTGCCTTCGAGAAGAAGATTGACTCCTGGTCACTGCCTGTGAAAGCAGACGTGCGTCGTCCTTGTTCAGACGAGAAGAGCGACTGGAGGAACCTTCCTCCGGAGCTGACGGCGCTCCAGACCTTCCTCCAGCAGACGGGAGGCAGACACGGCGGATGGGACGAGTTTGACCACCACAGCTTCCTGAAAGTGTGGACGAAGCACAGCGGAAAGCCCTCGTTCAGACAAGAAGCCAAGCTTTATTTACCTGGAAGGACCGAGGAGGACGTGAGGCTGCATGAGGAGTGGTTTGTGGAGCTACGGCGGCTGCAGGACGCACAGAGAGAG GCCATCCGCAAGTGGAGAGCGTCCAAGCGGAGAGAGCGTGAGCTGCAGCGGGACAGAGACGAGGAGCCGCAGGAGGACGAGGCCCGGTGTCTTCTGAAGCAGAAGCAGGAGGAGGAGCGCAGGGAGGCGTCGGAGCGCCTGGAGGCTTGGAGGAGGCGCAGGACACAGCAGAGAGAAGAGGAGCGAGAGCAGCGGCTCAGAGACCAGATCCTGCAGCGGAGGAGAGACACAGAAGAGCGGCGGAGACAGCTGGAGGTCAAGCTCCTGGTGGAGGCACACGCCCAGCAGAAGAAGGAGCAGGAGGAGCTGCGTCTGCTGGAGGAGGAGGCGCAGGAGCAGGCGGAGAGACAGGAGCGGCAGCGGCAGGCGGCTGAAGGCATCAGACGCTTCCAGGAGCGA GACTCACGACGCCTCGAGGAGAAACTCCAGGAGAAACAGagcaaagaggaggaggagagcgaGCGGCAGAGGACACTGGACAAACTGAAGGAAAAG GTGGAGGTCAGCAGGGATCCGTCCAGACTCTGGAAGTTCACTAAAGTTTGGGAAGAGCGCACGAAAGAGATCGGCCCGTCCGGAACCGGACCCGTGTTTCAGATCTTCCACAG AGCTGTTCCTTCATGGAGACAAGACTCGTGA